In Lotus japonicus ecotype B-129 chromosome 5, LjGifu_v1.2, one genomic interval encodes:
- the LOC130718393 gene encoding uncharacterized protein LOC130718393 — protein sequence MRLWCLVSLDYVVVKGQSRKKVQQLWKVPGKRKCKFFVWHDNEGNARDKKLIAALLSRIEGMEKKITLLTWTCVVWWGLFALFLFAFVIKCMNKV from the exons ATGCGTCTGTGGTGTTTAGTCTCCCTTGATTACGTTGTGGTCAAAGGACAATCCAGGAAGAAAGTTCAACAGCTGTGGAAGGTACCAG GAAAAAGGAAATGCAAGTTCTTTGTGTGGCATGATAATGAAGGCAATGCACGTGATAAGAAGCTGATTGCAGCACTGCTTTCTAGAATTGAAGGGATGGAGAAGAAAATTACCTTGTTAACTTGGACTTGTGTTGTTTGGTGGGGACTTTTTGCTCTATTTCTCTTTGCATTTGTAATCAAGTGTATGAATAAGGTATAG
- the LOC130719625 gene encoding ethylene-responsive transcription factor 5-like, with protein MAYADEISALKQIKLHLLGELSPLPTPKNNQQPQQQPWFQQFDETTTSNTSPSQSSSSDSSSSSSNISLDHYFPEIVDNQNQLPLFEFEFKPHLIDLETPVAPPPQRLTRKPSLQIALPRKTTEWIQFGNPDQNPEPVVQAQPKPVEKKQHYRGVRQRPWGKFATEIRYPNKSLPTTSSSPSETFEFPVLKSIMCYKRSIFLKTYEYIFLPSNGPKLWPENTRVLQPEQRASGSSQTQSTTTAQPGQGASGNGQGQPPTAMARGKGRARASG; from the exons ATGGCTTATGCTGATGAAATTTCAGCTCTCAAACAAATCAAATTGCATCTTCTAGGTGAACTCTCTCCACTCCCAACTCCCAAAAACAATCAACAACCACAACAACAACCTTGGTTTCAACAATTTGATGAAACAACAACATCAAACACTAGCCCCTCTCAATCTTCCTCCTctgattcttcttcctcttcttccaatATCTCTCTAGATCATTACTTCCCTGAAATCGTTGATAACCAAAATCAACTTCCTCTCTTTGAGTTTGAGTTCAAACCACACCTGATTGACCTCGAAACACCAGTTGCTCCTCCACCACAACGCCTCACACGGAAGCCTTCGCTGCAAATCGCTCTACCTAGGAAGACAACCGAGTGGATCCAGTTCGGAAACCCGGATCAGAATCCGGAACCGGTGGTGCAGGCCCAACCGAAACCCGTGGAGAAGAAACAGCACTACAGAGGAGTTCGCCAGAGACCTTGGGGGAAGTTCGCCACTGAGATTCGCTACCCGAACAAATCACTCCCAACGACGTCGTCGTCGCCCTCCGAAACG TTTGAGTTTCCAGTTCTAAAGAGTATAATGTGTTATAAGAGATCCATATTTCTCAAGACTTACGAGTACATCTTTTTACCATCAAATGGACCTAAGTTGTGGCCA GAAAATACAAGGGTACTCCAACCTGAACAGAGGGCTAGTGGCAGTAGCCAAACTCAGTCAACAACAACTGCTCAACCTGGACAGGGAGCTAGTGGCAATGGCCAAGGACAGCCACCAACAGCTATGGCCAGAGGAAAAGGCAGGGCCAGGGCCAGTGGATAG